Proteins encoded in a region of the Populus alba chromosome 13, ASM523922v2, whole genome shotgun sequence genome:
- the LOC118042408 gene encoding uncharacterized protein — protein sequence MAEQEEEDSKVNPPPPPPPPFLEVICKSLGKTSRFAAGTKAGFAVSLINWKLDVGAPFVLHIEAVKDGEEPISFGPDAVLVDYGNGWKLQTFTVLDYGVRQAEHFQQIPKQSSDGSRPAKTATNTGISFLYMAKILVAFVLLFVLGASFTLALENLPRLVLFINSFM from the exons ATGgcagaacaagaagaagaagattcaaaagtcaatcctcctcctcctcctcctcctcct TTTTTGGAGGTCATATGCAAAAGTTTGGGAAAGACGAGTCGCTTTGCAGCAGGCACCAAGGCGGGATTTGCAGTGTCTTTGATAAACTGGAAGTTGGATGTCGGGGCACCTTTTGTTTTGCATATTGAAGCCGTTAAGGATGGGGAGGAACCCATTAGCTTTGGACCAGATGCGGTGCTTGTTGATTATGGCAATGGCTGGAAGTTGCAAACATTTACTGTGTTAGATTATG GTGTTAGACAAGCAGAACACTTTCAGCAGATTCCAAAACAG AGTTCTGATGGTTCACGTCCTGCAAAGACAGCTACCAACACGGGCATCAGTTTTTTGTACATGGCAAAGATACTAGTAGCCTTCGTTTTGCTTTTTGTGCTTGGTGCAAGTTTCACATTAGCTCTTGAGAATCTTCCTAGACTCGTATTGTTCATTAACTCGTTCAT
- the LOC118042405 gene encoding uncharacterized protein → MAEQEEEDSKVNPPPPPPPPPPFLEVICKSLGKTSRFAAGTKAGFAVSLINRKLDVGAPFVLHIEAVKDGEEPISFGPDAVLVDYGNGWKLQTFTVLDYGVRQAEHFQQIPKQSSDGSRPAKTATNTGISFLYMAKILVAFVLLFVLGASFTLALENLPRLILFINSFM, encoded by the exons ATGgcagaacaagaagaagaagattcaaaagtcaatcctcctcctcctcctcctcctcctcctcct TTTTTGGAGGTCATATGCAAAAGTTTGGGAAAGACGAGTCGCTTTGCAGCAGGCACCAAGGCGGGATTTGCAGTGTCTTTGATAAACCGGAAGTTGGATGTCGGGGCACCTTTTGTTTTGCATATTGAAGCCGTTAAGGATGGGGAGGAACCCATTAGCTTTGGACCAGATGCGGTGCTTGTTGATTATGGCAACGGCTGGAAGTTGCAAACATTTACTGTGTTAGATTATG GTGTTAGACAAGCAGAACACTTTCAGCAGATTCCAAAACAG AGTTCTGATGGTTCACGTCCTGCAAAAACAGCTACCAACACAGGCATCAGTTTTTTGTACATGGCAAAGATACTAGTAGCCTTCGTTTTGCTTTTTGTGCTTGGTGCAAGTTTCACATTAGCTCTTGAGAATCTTCCTAGACTCATATTGTTCATTAACTCGTTCATGTAA